In Bacteroidia bacterium, the sequence ATTGATTTTGTATGTTGAGCTTCCAAACATTGGTGTAACAAAGCCTTCAACAGACCAATGCCATTTTTTATTGTTAAAATCAAATTCAAGTCGGCTTTTTAATGAAGAATCAGAAAAAGATTCGGGGATAAGCTTGGGGTTACGATGTAACATTTTTAATAAACCGGAATAATCACGAACATGCAATTCGGTAAATAATTCATCGTTATCTATTATTGGTTCATGAACTGATACTTTATTGTTAATGAGGTTATTAGTATTGTTAAATTTTTCTTTTTTAACTGCAGTTTGATTTTTTTTGTTTAATTCTTTTACAATAATAACTTCTTCATTATTAGTAGTATTCGGATTACTAACTTTTGCATTTACTGAATTATGAATTATTGATACTTCGGTTAAAGTATTTGAATTGTTTATAGTATTTGTTTTGGTGTTTTTTTCAATTGGTGAATTAGTAAATAAAAAATCTTTATCGGAATAATTATAGCTTGTAAATATCAATGTTGAGCAAACAACTAAAATTGCAGACAAGTAATATACATTAAAACTTAATGGTGAGAAAACAATAAAATCTTTAAACCAAAGTCTGAATGCAATTTTTCTCCATGCTTTACTTGTTGGTTGAACGGTATAGTTATAGAATGCATTCTGAATATTAGAATACCACAGATTAGAATTTACGCCTTCCCAAACTTTTTGAGTTGGCTCAACATTCAAATTGTCGAAATTATTTTTAAATAAATCTTCTATATTTTGTTTACCGCTCATTATTTACTATTTCAACTTTTTCTTTTTTTAATTCTAATAACTTTGTTCTAAGAAGTTTTCTGGCTCGCGAATATTGAGATTTAGATGTTGTAACATCAATACCCATCATTTGTGCAATTTCTTTATGTTGAAAACCTTCAATAGCAAACATATTAAAAACCATTCTGTATCCGGGAGGAAGTTCTTGTACTACTTTTAACAGTTCTTCCAACGAAAATTCGTGTTCAACATTACCAGTTTCAAAATCTGTTTCGTTAACATCATCAATAGATTGTTTATAATAATGCTTAAGATTTTGCCTGTAATTAGTAATTGCAGTATTAATTATTATACGCTTCATCCAGCCTTCAAAAGAACCTGATCCTGAATATTGGCTAATTCTGCCAAATATTTTTAAAAATCCATCCTGTAAAATGTCTTCAGCTTCTTGCTTATCTTTAGCATATCTCATGCACATTCCTAAAAACTTAGATGCATAAATTTCATATAACATCTTTTGTGTTTTTCGGTTGTTTTTTAAGCAGCCTTCTATTATTTGCTGTTCGCTGAGCATTCTTTCAGACGTATGTTAGACTGAGTGGTATTTATAAAGGTTGCACATTAATAATACAAATATAATGAATTTTACGCCTATTGCATATTTAATGCACTTAAAATTTGTTTAACTGATGATAAAATGACACATGCACATTATTATGATTGATATTTTTGTTTTGTTGTTTTTTTTAATAAATTTATGGAAAATTTTGAGCATGCGTTATATACCATTTCTAATAATGGTTGTTTTATTTGTTAATAATGCATACTGCCAACCAGGGTTTATTGAAAACAAAGGGCAGTGGCATCCAAATGCATTGTATAAAACCGAACTTCCGGGTGGGGCATTGTTTTTAGAAAAAGATGGATTAACATATAATTTTGTAGACGAAAGGGACATACAACGTTCGCATGCTAACCAAAATTCAGGAAAAGAGAATATAAATAAAGGAACAGTTCATTTACATAGCTATAAAGTAAAATTCGGAAATACTTTTAAAAATGGTATAGTGGCATCCGGTAAGCATAATGACTATACAAACTACTTTGTTGGTAACGATACTAAAAAGTGGGTGTCAAAAGCATTAAAATATGATGAAGTAAGTTACAATAACATTTATCAGAATATTGATTTTAAAATTTATGTAAATAATGAAAAATCTATTCAATATGATTTTATAGTAAATCCAGGTGGTAATACTGATGACATTAGATTAACGTATGAAGGTCAGGAATCATTGTTTGTTGATGCTGACGGATCGTTAACAGTAAAAACAAGTTTTAATAAAATTACAGAATTAAAGCCATTTGCTTATCAGGAAATAAATGGTAATAAAATTAAAATACCTTGTAAGTTTCTTGTTCGTAGTGGGAATGTTGCATTTCAATTTCCAGAAGATTATAATCATAATTATCCTTTAGTAATTGATCCTGTGCTGGTATTTTCAACATATACAGGTTCTACTTATGATAATTGGGGATTTACGGCTACTTTCGACGAAAAATCTAACGTGTTTTCTGGTGGTATTTGTTTTAATGTTGGATATCCGGTATCTGTTGGGGCTTATCAGGTTAACTATGGAGGAGGCGAACAGCCACCAGGCTGGACTTATTATCAATATGGTTGTGACATTGCCATAATTAAATATGATGCGTCGGGAACACAACGCCTATGGGCAACATATCTTGGAGGCTCCCAAAGTGAAGAATTACCACATAGTTTGGTTTGTAACAGAAATGATGATTTAGTTATTTTTGGAACCACTGGTTCAGGCGATTTTCCAACAACAGCAAATGCTTATGATAACTCTTTTAATGGTGGAGATAGTGTAACTTATGATAATGCAATAGTTTTTGGCAATGGGATAGATATTTTTGTTTCAAAATTAAGTTACGATGGCTCACAACTCTTAGGTTCAACACTTATGGGTGGATCAGCTAATGATGGATTTAATTTTCGCCAGTATTATAATTTGATGGAAGGAAATGGTGCCCTTTATTACAATTATGCTGACGGTGCAAGAGGAGAAGTAATATGCGATGGAGCTGGAAATATTTATGTAGGTACATGTACTTTTTCGAGCAATTTTCCTGTTACTACAGGTAGTTTTAATACAGCATACAGTGGAAATCAGGAAGGTGTAGTTTTTAAATTTAATCCCGATTTATCCCAGTTAATGTGGAGCAGTTATTTTGGAGGAAGTAATGATGATGCAATTTATTCACTTGATTTAGATTTTAACGGTGATGTTTATATAGGTGGTGGAACCAATTCTATAAATATTCCGACTACTGGTGGAGTTTATCAGCCACTTGCACTAGGTGGAACAGCTGATGGTTTTTTTGCACATATTTCTGCAAACGGATCATCATTAATAAAATCGTCATATTTTGGTTCTTCACTTTACGATCAGGTATATTTTGTTAGAGTTGACAAATTATTAAATGTTTATATAACAGGTCAGACTACTGCTCCGGGAAGTACATTTATTTCAAATGCTGCTTACGGTACACCTAACAGCGGTCAGTTTATCGCAAAATTTCCGAATAATTTATCTAGTCCGGTTTGGAGTACCGTTTTCGGAACGGGAATAGGTAGGCCAAATATTTCAATTACTGCTTTCTCTGTTGATTATTGTAATCGTATTTATCTTGCAGGATGGGGAAGAGAATGGGCAGGTTATGGTGGAATAACATCATGGTCAAATATTCAGGGAACAAAAAATATGGATATTACTTCAAATGCATATCAATCTGTTACTGACGGGCAGGATTTTTACTTAATGGTAATGGCTGACGATGCTTCACACTTGGAATATGCAACTTATTTTGGCGAACAACATGGTACAGGAAACTGTGGCTATGATCATGTTGACGGAGGTACTAGTAGATTTGATAAAAGAGGATATATTTATGAATCAGTTTGCGCAAGCTGTGGTGCATGTAGCACTTTTCCAACCTCACCAAATCCAGGTGCCTGGTCTAATATAAATGCATCAACCAATTGTAATAATGCAGTTTTTAAATTCAGCTTTGAATTACCCTTAACAATTGCTGAGTTCTCAGCCAACCCCGTTTGTGTAAATGAACTGGTTCAGTTTGATAATACAAGTCAGCTGGCAACAAACTATCTGTGGGACTTTGGCGATGGAGATACTTCTTCTGTATTTGAACCAACACATGTATATAGTGCACCTGGAACTTATAACGTTACATTAATTGCATCTCATCCAACGTCATGTAATTTAGCAGATAGTATTACAAGAACAATAGTAGTTGAACAACTTTTAATTAATACTAATGATGCTGCAATATGTAATGGAAATAGTGCTTCTATTAATGCAAGTGTAACAGGAGCAATGTCAAGTTTAACATATTTATGGTCAACTAATATAAATTTTACTAATATTTTAAATTCTAATCATTCTGTAAGTAACTTGAATGTAAATCCAACCCAAACAACTACTTATTATATTCATGTTTCTTCTCAGCTTTGTGATGTAATAGATTCTGTAATTGTTTTTGTAAACCCTGTTGGGTTAACAATGAGTCCTGATACGGCAGTTTGTACCGGAAGTCAGATATCAATTCATGCATATAGCAGTGTTCCCGGCGACACATTATCATATACATGGTGGCCAACATCAAGTATAATTTCTGGTCAGGGAACATCAGAATTACAAGTGTTGCCTCCAACAAATACAATGTATTATGTTTCTGTAACAAATCAGCATAATTGCACCAGAATAGATTCAATTAATGTAATAGTAGATCAATTTACATTAAGCCCCGGAGCGGTAACAAATGTCAGGTGTTATGGTTTATGTAATGGCTCATTAACTGTTTATGCAAATAATGGAATGAATCCATATACTTTTGATTGGAGTAACGGAGATACATCTTCAGTAATTAATAACCTTTGTCCAAATAATTATACAGTAACTGTTACTGATGCTATTGGATGTAGTCATGTTTTACCATTTACAATTACTGAACCTCCTCAATTAAATGCAATTATTTCAAGTTTATCAACGGCATCTTGTGATCCGGTTCATCCAAATACTGGTTCAGCTGTAGTTACACCCTCCGGTGGTGTACCAAATTATTCTTATATATGGAATATTCCTCAACAGGATTCATTAATTACTAATCTTTTTGTTGGTATATACCATGTAACAGTAACTGATGCAAATAATTGCAGTACAATTTTAACAACTAATATTGTAGATCAGTCAAACCTAGCAATTTCCGCTACTACGCAAATGACACAATGCTATGGTACATGTGATGGTAATGCAACATCAAGTATTACAAGTTCAGGAGTACCACCATATTCATATTTGTGGAGTACTGGAAGTACAACTCCACAGATTTTAAATTTATGTTCGGGTTATTATATTATTTCTATTACAGATGCTGATTTTTGTGTAAGGGTACAAAGTGTTTTTGTTAATCAGCCCGATTCATTAAATTCAAAAATCACAACACCGGGAATAAACTGTTTTGGTGGAACTACTTCAGCAACTGGTTCTGTAATACATGGAGGAACGGCTCCTTACACTTATAGCTGGAGCACAAGCCAGACAGGTCCAACTATTACAGGTTTAACACCTGGCGGATATTGGCTTTATGTTTTAGATGCACATAACTGTCCTGATACTGCATATATAAATATTACACAACCGGCATTATTAACATATGATACAACAATTACTCCTGTTGCTTGTGCGGTTGCATGTAATGGAACAATACAACTTCCGGTTTATGGAGGCACTTTACCTTATCAGTTTAACTGGAGTAATGGTTCACATTCATATTCCTTATCAGAATTATGTGCAGGTAATTATAATGTAACTGTTACTGATGCTAAAGGTTGTACATTTATTGATGATTTTCAGGTAGGGATTTCAGATTATTTGCCTGTTGTTGATGCAACAACTAATGATAATATTATTTATGAAGGACAAAGCACACAACTTTTTGCTATTGCTAATTCAAATTATCAATTTTCATGGTCACCTTCTGGATCTATAAATGGCATTCATTTGCAAAATCCAATAGCTAGCCCAACTCAATCTATAACTTATCAGGTAATTGTTCAGGATAGTTATGGCTGTAGCAATACTGATACTGTTTCAATAATTGTAATGGATGTTATATGTGGTGAACCATATATTTATATTCCAAATGCATTTACTCCAAACAATGACGGACAGAATGATAAACTATATGTAAAAGCTGATATTGCTTCTGAGCTTTATTTTGCAATATATGACAGGTGGGGAGAAAAGGTTTTTTCGACAACTGATTCACATTATGGTTGGGATGGAATTTACAAAGGAAAGGTTTTAGATCCTGCTGTATTTGTATATTATTTAAAAGTTACTTGTATAAATAATTTACAATTTGAGAAAAAGGGAAATATTACACTAATAAGGTAATTGTGGGAAGAATTTATTTAACACTTATTTTCTTAATTATTTTAGCTCTAAAGTCTGTAGCTCAGGATATTCATTTTTCACAGTCAGACTTATCTCCAATAAATTTAAATCCTTCTTTATCAGGCAAGTTTAATTCTGATTATCGTCTTCACTTGAATCAACGAACACAATGGAGAAGTGTAACAGTTCCATATCGAACATTTTCTGCTTCTTTTGATGCTGCATTAAGAAAATTTCCCATTCCGGGATATTTTGGTGCTGGTATAGTTTTTAATACAGATAAAGCTGGTGATGGTGATTTTGGAACAAATCAGGCAAAACTTGCAATTGCATATCATTATAATTTTAAGAGTGATACTAACCTATTTGTTTCAATTGGCTTTGATTTTGCTTATAATCAGCATTCTGTAAATTATTCAAAGTTTTATTTTGGAAATCAGTATAATGGTTATACATACGATCCTAACCTGTTAAATGGAGAAACTTTTCCTTCTGATAATATGCATTATTTAGATGGCTCTTTAGGGTTGTCTGTAAATTATAAATATAAGAATGTTCCTATTGAAGCCGGTGTAGCTTTTCATCATCTGAATAAGCCCAAACAATCTTTTTTTGAGCAGTCTGCCGTAAATCTTGATAGTAAATTTGATCTTCATGCATCTGCTGATTTTACAATTAACGAAAAAACAGTGCTTCTTCCAACAATCTTTTGGTTTAGACAAGGAAAATTTAACGAACTAAATATTGGTGGGTTATTTCAAAAAAAGCTTAACAGTGTAGCTTTTCGATCAGTATATTTTGGAGGTTGGTATAGATTAAAGGATGCAGGAATTGTCTGCTTTGCTTTCGATTATCAGAATTTCAGAA encodes:
- a CDS encoding sigma-70 family RNA polymerase sigma factor, whose protein sequence is MLSEQQIIEGCLKNNRKTQKMLYEIYASKFLGMCMRYAKDKQEAEDILQDGFLKIFGRISQYSGSGSFEGWMKRIIINTAITNYRQNLKHYYKQSIDDVNETDFETGNVEHEFSLEELLKVVQELPPGYRMVFNMFAIEGFQHKEIAQMMGIDVTTSKSQYSRARKLLRTKLLELKKEKVEIVNNER
- a CDS encoding gliding motility-associated C-terminal domain-containing protein, which gives rise to MRYIPFLIMVVLFVNNAYCQPGFIENKGQWHPNALYKTELPGGALFLEKDGLTYNFVDERDIQRSHANQNSGKENINKGTVHLHSYKVKFGNTFKNGIVASGKHNDYTNYFVGNDTKKWVSKALKYDEVSYNNIYQNIDFKIYVNNEKSIQYDFIVNPGGNTDDIRLTYEGQESLFVDADGSLTVKTSFNKITELKPFAYQEINGNKIKIPCKFLVRSGNVAFQFPEDYNHNYPLVIDPVLVFSTYTGSTYDNWGFTATFDEKSNVFSGGICFNVGYPVSVGAYQVNYGGGEQPPGWTYYQYGCDIAIIKYDASGTQRLWATYLGGSQSEELPHSLVCNRNDDLVIFGTTGSGDFPTTANAYDNSFNGGDSVTYDNAIVFGNGIDIFVSKLSYDGSQLLGSTLMGGSANDGFNFRQYYNLMEGNGALYYNYADGARGEVICDGAGNIYVGTCTFSSNFPVTTGSFNTAYSGNQEGVVFKFNPDLSQLMWSSYFGGSNDDAIYSLDLDFNGDVYIGGGTNSINIPTTGGVYQPLALGGTADGFFAHISANGSSLIKSSYFGSSLYDQVYFVRVDKLLNVYITGQTTAPGSTFISNAAYGTPNSGQFIAKFPNNLSSPVWSTVFGTGIGRPNISITAFSVDYCNRIYLAGWGREWAGYGGITSWSNIQGTKNMDITSNAYQSVTDGQDFYLMVMADDASHLEYATYFGEQHGTGNCGYDHVDGGTSRFDKRGYIYESVCASCGACSTFPTSPNPGAWSNINASTNCNNAVFKFSFELPLTIAEFSANPVCVNELVQFDNTSQLATNYLWDFGDGDTSSVFEPTHVYSAPGTYNVTLIASHPTSCNLADSITRTIVVEQLLINTNDAAICNGNSASINASVTGAMSSLTYLWSTNINFTNILNSNHSVSNLNVNPTQTTTYYIHVSSQLCDVIDSVIVFVNPVGLTMSPDTAVCTGSQISIHAYSSVPGDTLSYTWWPTSSIISGQGTSELQVLPPTNTMYYVSVTNQHNCTRIDSINVIVDQFTLSPGAVTNVRCYGLCNGSLTVYANNGMNPYTFDWSNGDTSSVINNLCPNNYTVTVTDAIGCSHVLPFTITEPPQLNAIISSLSTASCDPVHPNTGSAVVTPSGGVPNYSYIWNIPQQDSLITNLFVGIYHVTVTDANNCSTILTTNIVDQSNLAISATTQMTQCYGTCDGNATSSITSSGVPPYSYLWSTGSTTPQILNLCSGYYIISITDADFCVRVQSVFVNQPDSLNSKITTPGINCFGGTTSATGSVIHGGTAPYTYSWSTSQTGPTITGLTPGGYWLYVLDAHNCPDTAYINITQPALLTYDTTITPVACAVACNGTIQLPVYGGTLPYQFNWSNGSHSYSLSELCAGNYNVTVTDAKGCTFIDDFQVGISDYLPVVDATTNDNIIYEGQSTQLFAIANSNYQFSWSPSGSINGIHLQNPIASPTQSITYQVIVQDSYGCSNTDTVSIIVMDVICGEPYIYIPNAFTPNNDGQNDKLYVKADIASELYFAIYDRWGEKVFSTTDSHYGWDGIYKGKVLDPAVFVYYLKVTCINNLQFEKKGNITLIR
- a CDS encoding PorP/SprF family type IX secretion system membrane protein, whose product is MGRIYLTLIFLIILALKSVAQDIHFSQSDLSPINLNPSLSGKFNSDYRLHLNQRTQWRSVTVPYRTFSASFDAALRKFPIPGYFGAGIVFNTDKAGDGDFGTNQAKLAIAYHYNFKSDTNLFVSIGFDFAYNQHSVNYSKFYFGNQYNGYTYDPNLLNGETFPSDNMHYLDGSLGLSVNYKYKNVPIEAGVAFHHLNKPKQSFFEQSAVNLDSKFDLHASADFTINEKTVLLPTIFWFRQGKFNELNIGGLFQKKLNSVAFRSVYFGGWYRLKDAGIVCFAFDYQNFRIGVSYDINVSSLKVASGGRGGLELSLRYILGNPDKTIIPGKHICPPYI